From the genome of Actinomycetes bacterium:
TGGACCACCTGGTGAACGCGGCCGGCCGGTGGGTCGAGGGGCCGGTCGAGGGCACCACCGAGGAGGAGTGGGACCGCGTCGTCGGCGTGAACCTCAAGGGGCTGTTCTTCGTCTGCGCGGCCGCCGTCCCGCACCTGGTCGCGGCCGAGGGGGCCATCACCAACCTGTCCAGCGACGCCGGGATCCAGGGCAACAACGGTGCCGTCGTCTACAGCGCCAGCAAGCGCGGGGTCAGCAACCTGACCCGGGCGATGGCCCTCGAGCTGGCCGCGCGCGGGGTCCGCGTCAACGCCGTCTGCCCGGGCGACGTCGACACGCCCATGCTGGAGTTCCAGGCGCAGACCTACGGCGGCAGCGACCCGCAGGCGTACCGCGACGACCTGCTCGCGCTCTACCCGCAGGGGCCGGGCCGGGCCCGGTTCGTCCGGCCGCAGGAGGTCGCCGAGCTGGTGTGGTTCCTCGCCCAGCCGGCGGCCGCGCCCATCACGGGCGCGAACCTGTCCGTGGACTTCGGCCTGTCCGCGGGGATCTGAGATGGCCACCGGCGTCCCGCACCGGGTCGACCTGGACGCCGTGGATCGTCAGCTGCTGCGGATGCTGCAAGGCGACGGGCGGACCTCCTACGCCGCGATGGCCGAGCGAGTCGGGCTGTCCGCGCCCGCCGTCCGGCTGCGGGTGCAGCGCCTGCAGGACGCCGGCGTCCTGCAGGTCGTCGCCGTCACGGACCCGATCGCGCTGGGCTACCCGGTGATGGCGCTGGTCGCCGTCACCGTGAGCGGCGACGTGCGGGCCGTGGCCGACGCGCTCGGCGCCGTCGAGAACGTCATCTACCTGGCGCTGACGTCGGGGGAGCAGGATCTGCTGGTCGAGGTGGTCTGCCGGTCGAACGACGAGCTGCTCGCGGTGGTCAACGACGAGATCCGGGCCGTGCCCGGGGTGGTGTCGGTGCGGGTGTCGCCGTACTACGGCATCCACACCCACCGGTTCACCTGGGGCGTGCCCGAGCCGTAGGAAGCAGTGATCGTGGGCGCGCGGTGTCCCGGTGCGCCGTCTAGCGGCTGAGCGGCCCGTACAGCTCGGGACGCCGGTCCCCGAGGGCGTCGTTGCGCGGGCCGGTGCGCTTGTCCTTGACCAGGCCGAGGTGCAGCTCGCCGACGAGCACGGCGGGGCCGGGCTGGGGTGGCGGTCCGGCGACCAGGTGCCCGGTCGCGGCCACGATGCAGCTGCCTCCCGTCCATTCGACGCCTCGCTCGACGCCGCAGCGGTCGGCCGCGACGATGGCCATCCGGTTCGTGCTGGCGCCGGCCTGCACCCGGACCACCTCGATCGGGGTGGGTGCCGCGCGGACCGGCTCGGCCGGCCAGTTCGTGGGGGCGGCGAGGACGTCGGCGCCCTGCAGGGCGGCCAGCCGGACCCACTCGGGGAACTCCAGGTCGTAGCAGACCATGGTGGCGACCCGGCCGAGCGCGGTGTCGACGACGGGCGGGGCGAGGCTGCCGGGGGTGAAGAAGTCCGGCTCGTCGCCCCACAGGTGGACCTTGTGATACGCCGCGCGCAGGCCGTCCC
Proteins encoded in this window:
- a CDS encoding SDR family NAD(P)-dependent oxidoreductase gives rise to the protein MSSVVLVTGAGGGIGEAVAARFAAGGWTVVAADRTPPDVTGLDGGPHVALGADLAQVAQCRALVADAVAATGRLDHLVNAAGRWVEGPVEGTTEEEWDRVVGVNLKGLFFVCAAAVPHLVAAEGAITNLSSDAGIQGNNGAVVYSASKRGVSNLTRAMALELAARGVRVNAVCPGDVDTPMLEFQAQTYGGSDPQAYRDDLLALYPQGPGRARFVRPQEVAELVWFLAQPAAAPITGANLSVDFGLSAGI
- a CDS encoding Lrp/AsnC family transcriptional regulator — translated: MATGVPHRVDLDAVDRQLLRMLQGDGRTSYAAMAERVGLSAPAVRLRVQRLQDAGVLQVVAVTDPIALGYPVMALVAVTVSGDVRAVADALGAVENVIYLALTSGEQDLLVEVVCRSNDELLAVVNDEIRAVPGVVSVRVSPYYGIHTHRFTWGVPEP
- a CDS encoding nitrilase-related carbon-nitrogen hydrolase; the encoded protein is DGLRAAYHKVHLWGDEPDFFTPGSLAPPVVDTALGRVATMVCYDLEFPEWVRLAALQGADVLAAPTNWPAEPVRAAPTPIEVVRVQAGASTNRMAIVAADRCGVERGVEWTGGSCIVAATGHLVAGPPPQPGPAVLVGELHLGLVKDKRTGPRNDALGDRRPELYGPLSR